From a region of the Nyctibius grandis isolate bNycGra1 chromosome 12, bNycGra1.pri, whole genome shotgun sequence genome:
- the DHX38 gene encoding pre-mRNA-splicing factor ATP-dependent RNA helicase PRP16 isoform X1, protein MAEASEESLHRLAGTSPEAEAGGLVLRGRSAAAQQHVFKAPAPRTSLLGLDVLAAQKRREREEEAAGGKRSRVCSYKDWEEGRDEAGSPAEDDEEEEGSDRGSRSARRDRHYRSVHVETPSYTGGVSEEFWERSRQRERERREHGVFASSKEEKERKKERSRDRDHDRKRDREERDRGRHSSRSERDGSSERSSRRSEPESPRHRPKDAATPSRSSWEEDDSGYSSARRSQWESPSPVPSCRDSERSHRPPSLRDTDRRDRDRSVRSRYSDKTPLPTPSYKYNEWADDRRHLGATPRLSRGRGRHGDGEEGIAFETEEERQQWEDDQRQADRDWYMMDEGYDEFHNPLAYSSEEYVKKREQHLHKQRQKRISAQRRQINEDNERWETNRMLTSGVVHRIEVDEDFEEDNSAKVHLLVHNLVPPFLDGRIVFTKQPEPVIPVKDATSDLAIIARKGSQLVRKHREQKERKRAQHKHWELAGTKLGDIMGIKKEEEKDEMVTEDGKVDYKTEQKFAEHMKEKSEASSEFAKKKSILEQRQYLPIFAVQQELLSILRDNSIVIVVGETGSGKTTQLTQYLHEDRYTDYGMIGCTQPRRVAAMSVAKRVSEEMGVRLGEEVGYAIRFEDCTSENTVIKYMTDGILLRESLREADLDNYSAIIMDEAHERSLNTDVLFGLLREVVARRSDLKLVVTSATMDADKFASFFGNVPIFHIPGRTFPVDILFSKTPQEDYVEAAVKQALQVHLSGAPGDILVFMPGQEDIEVTSEQIVEHLEELEKAPALAVLPIYSQLPSDLQAKIFQKAPDGVRKCIVATNIAETSLTVDGIMFVIDSGYCKLKVFNPRIGMDALQIYPISQANANQRAGRAGRTGPGHCFRLYTQSAYKNELLTTTVPEIQRTNLANVVLLLKSLGVQDLLQFHFMDPPPEDNMLNSMYQLWILGALDNTGGLTSTGRLMVEFPLDPALSKMLIVSCDMGCSSEILLIVSMLSVPAIFYRPKGREEESDQVREKFAVPESDHLTYLNVYLQWKNNSYSTLWCNQHFIHAKAMRKVREVRAQLKDIMVQQRMSLASCGTDWDVVRKCICAAYFHQAAKLKGIGEYVNIRTGMPCHLHPTSSLFGMGYTPDYIVYHELVMTTKEYMQCVTAVDGEWLAELGPMFYSIKHAGKSRQENRRRAKEEVSAMEEEMALAEEQLRARREEQERRNPLGSARDFCHTTHAPIVPERRTQALGPHTRELPALTSLEVNV, encoded by the exons aTGGCCGAGGCGAGCGAGGAGTCGCTGCACCGGCTCGCGGGGACGAGCCCCGAGGCCGAGGCCGGCGGGCTGGTCCTGCGGGGCCGCAGCGCCGCCGCCCAGCAGCACGTCTTCAAGGCGCCGGCGCCGCGGACCTCCCTGCTGGGCCTGGACGTGCTGGCGGCCCAGAAGCGGCGGGAGCGCGAGGAGGAGGCGGCCGGGGGCAAGCGGTCCCGGGTGTGCTCCTACAAGGACTGGGAGGAGGGCCGCGACGAGGCGGGCAGCCCCGCGGAGGacgatgaggaggaggaggggagcgaTCGGGGCAGCCGGAGCGCCCGCAGGGACAg GCACTACCGCTCTGTCCATGTGGAAACACCTTCCTACACGGGGGGTGTCAGCGAGGAGTTTTGGGAACGCAGCCGGCAGCGGGAGAGGGAGCGTCGGGAACACGGCGTCTTTGCCTCAtccaaggaggagaaggagcgAAAGAAGGAACGCAGCAGGGATCGGGACCACGATCGTAAACGGGACCGCG aGGAGCGGGACAGAGGTCGTCACAGCAGCAGATCAGAGAGAGATGGCTCGTCAGAGcggagcagcaggaggagcgAACCGGAGAGTCCCAGACATCGGCCCAAAG ATGCAGCCACGCCGTCTCGCTCCAGCTGGGAGGAAGATGATAGTGGCTACAGCAGTGCCCGCCGCTCGCAGTGGGAATCCCCCTCACCCGTGCCTTCCTGCCGAGACTCGGAGCGCAGCCACCGGCCACCATCACTGCGGGACACGGACCGGAGAGACCGGGACAG GTCTGTGAGAAGCAGGTACTCCGACAAGACGCCGTTGCCCACCCCGTCGTACAAATACAACGAGTGGGCTGACGACCGGAGACACCTGGGGGCCACGCCACGGCTGTCCAGAGGGAGAG GGCGGCATGGAGATGGGGAGGAGGGCATCGCCTTTGAGACAGAGGAGGAGCGGCAGCAGTGGGAGGACGACCAGCGG caaGCTGACCGGGACTGGTACATGATGGACGAGGGCTATGACGAGTTCCACAACCCGTTGGCCTACTCCTCTGAGGAGTACGTGAAGAAGCGGGAGCAGCACTTGCACAAGCAGAGGCAGAAGCGCATCTCAGCGCAGCGGCGGCAGATCAACGAG GACAACGAGCGCTGGGAGACAAACCGCATGCTGACCAGCGGTGTGGTACACCGCATTGAAGTGGACGAAGATTTTGAGGAGGATAACTCTGCTAAAGTGCACCTGCTGGTGCACAACCTGGTGCCCCCGTTCCTAGATGGAAGGATTGTCTTCACCAAGCAG CCAGAGCCAGTCATCCCTGTCAAGGATGCCACCTCAGATTTGGCCATCATAGCCCGGAAAGGCAGCCAGCTGGTGCGCAAGCACAGGGAGCAAAAGGAGCGTAAGAGG GCTCAGCATAAACACTGGGAGCTGGCAGGCACAAAACTGGGAGACATTATGGGGAtcaagaaagaggaggagaaggatgagATGGTGACAGAAGATGGCAAAGTGGATTACAA GACTGAGCAGAAGTTTGCCGagcacatgaaagaaaaaagtgaagccAGCAGTGAGTTTGCCAAGAAGAAATCGATCCTGGAGCAGAGACAATACCTGCCCATCTTTGctgtgcagcaggagctgctctccATCCTCAG aGACAACAGCATTGTGATTGTGGTGGGGGAGACGGGGAGTGGGAAGACGACTCAGCTGACGCAGTACCTCCATGAGGATCGCTACACGGACTATGGCATGATTGGCTGCACCCAGCCCCGCAGAGTGGCGGCCATGTCAGTCGCCAAGCGGGTCAGTGAAGAGATGGGCGTGCGTCTGGGGGAGGAG GTGGGCTATGCCATCCGCTTTGAGGACTGCACGTCCGAGAACACAGTGATCAAATACATGACAGATGGGATCCTTCTTCGTGAGTCACTGCGAGAGGCTGACCTGGACAACTACAGTGCCATCATCATGGATGAGGCCCACGAGCGCTCGCTCAATACCGACGTGCTCTTCGGGCTGCTTCGGGAG GTGGTGGCCCGACGCTCAGATCTGAAGCTTGTTGTCACCTCGGCCACTATGGATGCAGATAAGTTTGCCTCCTTCTTTGGGAACGTTCCTATTTTCCACATTCCTGGGCGCACTTTCCCTGTTGATATTCTTTTCAGCAAG ACCCCCCAAGAGGATTATGTGGAGGCTGCAGTGAAACAAGCCCTGCAGGTGCATTTGTCTGGTGCTCCCGGGGACATCCTCGTCTTCATGCCTGGCCAGGAGGACATAGAG GTGACCTCAGAGCAAATTGTGGAGCACCttgaggagctggagaaggCGCCTGCTCTTGCTGTACTGCCGATCTATTCTCAGCTACCATCGGACTTGCAGGCCAAGATCTTCCAGAAG GCTCCGGACGGGGTCAGGAAGTGCATCGTTGCCACTAACATCGCAGAGACCTCGCTGACAGTGGACGGCATCATGTTTGTGATTGACTCTGGCTACTGCAAGTTGAAG GTTTTCAACCCCCGTATAGGCATGGATGCGCTGCAGATCTACCCCATCAGTCAAGCCAATGCCAATCAGAGGGCTGGCCGAGCTGGCCGAACAGGCCCAGGCCACTGCTTCAG GCTCTACACCCAGAGCGCCTACAAGAACGAGCTGCTGACAACCACGGTGCCCGAGATCCAGCGCACCAACCTTGCCAATGTAGTGCTTTTGCTCAAGTCCCTGGGTGTGCAGGACCTGCTGCAGTTCCACTTCATGGATCCGCCCCCCGAGGACAACATGCTGAACTCCATGTACCAGCTGTGGATCCTGGGGGCCCTGGACAACACAG GTGGTCTGACCTCAACAGGACGTCTCATGGTGGAGTTCCCACTGGATCCTGCACTCTCCAAAATGCTCATTGTCTCCTGCGACATGGGTTGCAGCTCTGAGATCTTGCTCATTGTCTCCATGTTGTCTGTGCCTGCTATCTTTTATCGACCTAAG GGCCGAGAGGAGGAGAGTGACCAAGTGCGGGAGAAATTTGCTGTTCCAGAGAGCGATCACTTGACTTACCTGAATGTTTACCTGCAGTGGAAGAACAACAGCTACTCTACACTGTGGTGCAACCAGCACTTCATCCACGCCAAGGCCATGCGGAAG GTGCGGGAGGTCCGTGCCCAGCTCAAGGACATCATGGTGCAGCAGCGGATGAGCCTGGCGTCCTGCGGTACCGACTGGGACGTTGTCAGGAAGTGCATCTGTGCTGCGTATTTCCATCAAGCTGCAAAGCTGAAG ggcaTTGGGGAGTACGTGAACATCCGCACAGGCATGCCCTGCCACCTGCACCCCACGAGCTCTCTCTTTGGCATGGGCTACACACCAGACTACATCGTGTATCATGAGTTGGTCATGACCACCAAG GAATACATGCAGTGTGTCACTGCTGTGGATGGAGagtggctggcagagctgggcccCATGTTCTACAGTATCAAACATGCTGGCAAGTCACGCCAG GAGAACCGCCGCCGTGCCAAGGAGGAAGTGTCTGCCATGGAGGAGGAGATGGCTTtggctgaggagcagctgcGTGCCCGCCGGGAGGAGCAGGAGCGCCGAAACCCCCTGGGCAGCGCCAG GGATTTCTGTCACACCACCCACGCCCCGATCGTCCCCGAGAGGCGCACACAGGCACTGGGACCCCACACACGAGAACTCCCAGCCCTGACGTCCCTGGAGGTGAACGTGTGA
- the DHX38 gene encoding pre-mRNA-splicing factor ATP-dependent RNA helicase PRP16 isoform X2, with protein sequence MAEASEESLHRLAGTSPEAEAGGLVLRGRSAAAQQHVFKAPAPRTSLLGLDVLAAQKRREREEEAAGGKRSRVCSYKDWEEGRDEAGSPAEDDEEEEGSDRGSRSARRDRHYRSVHVETPSYTGGVSEEFWERSRQRERERREHGVFASSKEEKERKKERSRDRDHDRKRDREERDRGRHSSRSERDGSSERSSRRSEPESPRHRPKDAATPSRSSWEEDDSGYSSARRSQWESPSPVPSCRDSERSHRPPSLRDTDRRDRDRSVRSRYSDKTPLPTPSYKYNEWADDRRHLGATPRLSRGRGRHGDGEEGIAFETEEERQQWEDDQRQADRDWYMMDEGYDEFHNPLAYSSEEYVKKREQHLHKQRQKRISAQRRQINEDNERWETNRMLTSGVVHRIEVDEDFEEDNSAKVHLLVHNLVPPFLDGRIVFTKQPEPVIPVKDATSDLAIIARKGSQLVRKHREQKERKRAQHKHWELAGTKLGDIMGIKKEEEKDEMVTEDGKVDYKTEQKFAEHMKEKSEASSEFAKKKSILEQRQYLPIFAVQQELLSILRDNSIVIVVGETGSGKTTQLTQYLHEDRYTDYGMIGCTQPRRVAAMSVAKRVSEEMGVRLGEEVGYAIRFEDCTSENTVIKYMTDGILLRESLREADLDNYSAIIMDEAHERSLNTDVLFGLLREVVARRSDLKLVVTSATMDADKFASFFGNVPIFHIPGRTFPVDILFSKTPQEDYVEAAVKQALQVHLSGAPGDILVFMPGQEDIEVTSEQIVEHLEELEKAPALAVLPIYSQLPSDLQAKIFQKAPDGVRKCIVATNIAETSLTVDGIMFVIDSGYCKLKVFNPRIGMDALQIYPISQANANQRAGRAGRTGPGHCFRLYTQSAYKNELLTTTVPEIQRTNLANVVLLLKSLGVQDLLQFHFMDPPPEDNMLNSMYQLWILGALDNTGGLTSTGRLMVEFPLDPALSKMLIVSCDMGCSSEILLIVSMLSVPAIFYRPKGREEESDQVREKFAVPESDHLTYLNVYLQWKNNSYSTLWCNQHFIHAKAMRKVREVRAQLKDIMVQQRMSLASCGTDWDVVRKCICAAYFHQAAKLKGIGEYVNIRTGMPCHLHPTSSLFGMGYTPDYIVYHELVMTTKEYMQCVTAVDGEWLAELGPMFYSIKHAGKSRQENRRRAKEEVSAMEEEMALAEEQLRARREEQERRNPLGSARSTKIYTPGRKEQGEPLTPRRTPARFGL encoded by the exons aTGGCCGAGGCGAGCGAGGAGTCGCTGCACCGGCTCGCGGGGACGAGCCCCGAGGCCGAGGCCGGCGGGCTGGTCCTGCGGGGCCGCAGCGCCGCCGCCCAGCAGCACGTCTTCAAGGCGCCGGCGCCGCGGACCTCCCTGCTGGGCCTGGACGTGCTGGCGGCCCAGAAGCGGCGGGAGCGCGAGGAGGAGGCGGCCGGGGGCAAGCGGTCCCGGGTGTGCTCCTACAAGGACTGGGAGGAGGGCCGCGACGAGGCGGGCAGCCCCGCGGAGGacgatgaggaggaggaggggagcgaTCGGGGCAGCCGGAGCGCCCGCAGGGACAg GCACTACCGCTCTGTCCATGTGGAAACACCTTCCTACACGGGGGGTGTCAGCGAGGAGTTTTGGGAACGCAGCCGGCAGCGGGAGAGGGAGCGTCGGGAACACGGCGTCTTTGCCTCAtccaaggaggagaaggagcgAAAGAAGGAACGCAGCAGGGATCGGGACCACGATCGTAAACGGGACCGCG aGGAGCGGGACAGAGGTCGTCACAGCAGCAGATCAGAGAGAGATGGCTCGTCAGAGcggagcagcaggaggagcgAACCGGAGAGTCCCAGACATCGGCCCAAAG ATGCAGCCACGCCGTCTCGCTCCAGCTGGGAGGAAGATGATAGTGGCTACAGCAGTGCCCGCCGCTCGCAGTGGGAATCCCCCTCACCCGTGCCTTCCTGCCGAGACTCGGAGCGCAGCCACCGGCCACCATCACTGCGGGACACGGACCGGAGAGACCGGGACAG GTCTGTGAGAAGCAGGTACTCCGACAAGACGCCGTTGCCCACCCCGTCGTACAAATACAACGAGTGGGCTGACGACCGGAGACACCTGGGGGCCACGCCACGGCTGTCCAGAGGGAGAG GGCGGCATGGAGATGGGGAGGAGGGCATCGCCTTTGAGACAGAGGAGGAGCGGCAGCAGTGGGAGGACGACCAGCGG caaGCTGACCGGGACTGGTACATGATGGACGAGGGCTATGACGAGTTCCACAACCCGTTGGCCTACTCCTCTGAGGAGTACGTGAAGAAGCGGGAGCAGCACTTGCACAAGCAGAGGCAGAAGCGCATCTCAGCGCAGCGGCGGCAGATCAACGAG GACAACGAGCGCTGGGAGACAAACCGCATGCTGACCAGCGGTGTGGTACACCGCATTGAAGTGGACGAAGATTTTGAGGAGGATAACTCTGCTAAAGTGCACCTGCTGGTGCACAACCTGGTGCCCCCGTTCCTAGATGGAAGGATTGTCTTCACCAAGCAG CCAGAGCCAGTCATCCCTGTCAAGGATGCCACCTCAGATTTGGCCATCATAGCCCGGAAAGGCAGCCAGCTGGTGCGCAAGCACAGGGAGCAAAAGGAGCGTAAGAGG GCTCAGCATAAACACTGGGAGCTGGCAGGCACAAAACTGGGAGACATTATGGGGAtcaagaaagaggaggagaaggatgagATGGTGACAGAAGATGGCAAAGTGGATTACAA GACTGAGCAGAAGTTTGCCGagcacatgaaagaaaaaagtgaagccAGCAGTGAGTTTGCCAAGAAGAAATCGATCCTGGAGCAGAGACAATACCTGCCCATCTTTGctgtgcagcaggagctgctctccATCCTCAG aGACAACAGCATTGTGATTGTGGTGGGGGAGACGGGGAGTGGGAAGACGACTCAGCTGACGCAGTACCTCCATGAGGATCGCTACACGGACTATGGCATGATTGGCTGCACCCAGCCCCGCAGAGTGGCGGCCATGTCAGTCGCCAAGCGGGTCAGTGAAGAGATGGGCGTGCGTCTGGGGGAGGAG GTGGGCTATGCCATCCGCTTTGAGGACTGCACGTCCGAGAACACAGTGATCAAATACATGACAGATGGGATCCTTCTTCGTGAGTCACTGCGAGAGGCTGACCTGGACAACTACAGTGCCATCATCATGGATGAGGCCCACGAGCGCTCGCTCAATACCGACGTGCTCTTCGGGCTGCTTCGGGAG GTGGTGGCCCGACGCTCAGATCTGAAGCTTGTTGTCACCTCGGCCACTATGGATGCAGATAAGTTTGCCTCCTTCTTTGGGAACGTTCCTATTTTCCACATTCCTGGGCGCACTTTCCCTGTTGATATTCTTTTCAGCAAG ACCCCCCAAGAGGATTATGTGGAGGCTGCAGTGAAACAAGCCCTGCAGGTGCATTTGTCTGGTGCTCCCGGGGACATCCTCGTCTTCATGCCTGGCCAGGAGGACATAGAG GTGACCTCAGAGCAAATTGTGGAGCACCttgaggagctggagaaggCGCCTGCTCTTGCTGTACTGCCGATCTATTCTCAGCTACCATCGGACTTGCAGGCCAAGATCTTCCAGAAG GCTCCGGACGGGGTCAGGAAGTGCATCGTTGCCACTAACATCGCAGAGACCTCGCTGACAGTGGACGGCATCATGTTTGTGATTGACTCTGGCTACTGCAAGTTGAAG GTTTTCAACCCCCGTATAGGCATGGATGCGCTGCAGATCTACCCCATCAGTCAAGCCAATGCCAATCAGAGGGCTGGCCGAGCTGGCCGAACAGGCCCAGGCCACTGCTTCAG GCTCTACACCCAGAGCGCCTACAAGAACGAGCTGCTGACAACCACGGTGCCCGAGATCCAGCGCACCAACCTTGCCAATGTAGTGCTTTTGCTCAAGTCCCTGGGTGTGCAGGACCTGCTGCAGTTCCACTTCATGGATCCGCCCCCCGAGGACAACATGCTGAACTCCATGTACCAGCTGTGGATCCTGGGGGCCCTGGACAACACAG GTGGTCTGACCTCAACAGGACGTCTCATGGTGGAGTTCCCACTGGATCCTGCACTCTCCAAAATGCTCATTGTCTCCTGCGACATGGGTTGCAGCTCTGAGATCTTGCTCATTGTCTCCATGTTGTCTGTGCCTGCTATCTTTTATCGACCTAAG GGCCGAGAGGAGGAGAGTGACCAAGTGCGGGAGAAATTTGCTGTTCCAGAGAGCGATCACTTGACTTACCTGAATGTTTACCTGCAGTGGAAGAACAACAGCTACTCTACACTGTGGTGCAACCAGCACTTCATCCACGCCAAGGCCATGCGGAAG GTGCGGGAGGTCCGTGCCCAGCTCAAGGACATCATGGTGCAGCAGCGGATGAGCCTGGCGTCCTGCGGTACCGACTGGGACGTTGTCAGGAAGTGCATCTGTGCTGCGTATTTCCATCAAGCTGCAAAGCTGAAG ggcaTTGGGGAGTACGTGAACATCCGCACAGGCATGCCCTGCCACCTGCACCCCACGAGCTCTCTCTTTGGCATGGGCTACACACCAGACTACATCGTGTATCATGAGTTGGTCATGACCACCAAG GAATACATGCAGTGTGTCACTGCTGTGGATGGAGagtggctggcagagctgggcccCATGTTCTACAGTATCAAACATGCTGGCAAGTCACGCCAG GAGAACCGCCGCCGTGCCAAGGAGGAAGTGTCTGCCATGGAGGAGGAGATGGCTTtggctgaggagcagctgcGTGCCCGCCGGGAGGAGCAGGAGCGCCGAAACCCCCTGGGCAGCGCCAG ATCTACTAAAATCTACACCCCCGGGCGGAAGGAGCAGGGGGAGCCCCTGACGCCGCGACGCACCCCAGCCCGCTTTGGCCTGTAG
- the LOC137669369 gene encoding haptoglobin-like isoform X1, giving the protein MGPAVLLIAGLAWSVLESAAAGGTFPGKEWSCAKPAEIEHGYVEHLIRYRCDPHYRLRGSGDGTYKCDKDHTWVSPEAGEEAPVCEPVCGKPKNPPKPMQRIIGGLLARKGSFPWQGRLVTRHNLTVGATLIGDQWLLTTGRNVYLNHSEDTKPEEIAPTLQLFLGGREQPALGIEHVVLHPGYPESVDLALLKLKQKVRLGEEVMPICLPQKDYVQPRRVGYVSGWGRGATFAFPDMLKYVMLPVAESKEECRQYYGARNATHWVQPLLSDDTFCVGMSELREDTCYGDAGGAFAVRDPDDDAWYAAGILSYDKTCTAAKFGVYVDVRRVLAWLRETVAAG; this is encoded by the exons ATGGG ACCGGCGGTGCTGCTGATTGCTGGCCTGGCCTGGAGCGTGCTGGAGTCTGCGGCTGCCGGCGGTACCTTCCCGGGCAAGG AGTGGAGCTGCGCGAAGCCCGCGGAGATTGAACATGGCTACGTGGAGCACCTGATCCGGTACCGCTGCGACCCGCACTACCGCCTGCGCGGCTCCGGTGATG GCACGTACAAGTGTGACAAGGATCACACGTGGGTGAGTCCTGAAGCTGGCGAGGAGGCTCCCGTCTGCGAGCCAG TGTGTGGGAAGCCGAAGAACCCCCCCAAGCCGATGCAGCGCATCATCGGGGGTCTGCTGGCCAGGAAGGGCAGCTTCCCTTGGCAGGGCCGTCTGGTGACGCGCCACAACCTCACCGTGGGGGCCACGCTCATCGGGGACCAGTGGCTGCTGACCACGGGCAGGAACGTCTACCTAAACCACAGCGAGGACACCAAGCCTGAGGAGATCGCCCCTACGCTGCAGCTCTTCCTGGGCGGCCGGGAGCAGCCTGCCCTGGGCATCGAGCACGTGGTGCTGCACCCCGGCTACCCCGAGTCTGTGGACCTGGCCCTGCTGAAGCTCAAGCAGAAGGTGCGCCTGGGAGAGGAGGTGATGCCCATCTGCCTGCCCCAGAAGGACTACGTGCAGCCCAGGCGGGTGGGCTACGTCTCGGGCTGGGGCCGCGGCGCCACCTTTGCCTTCCCCGACATGCTGAAGTACGTGATGCTGCCGGTGGCGGAGAGCAAGGAGGAGTGCCGGCAGTACTACGGGGCGCGGAACGCGACCCACTGGGTGCAGCCCCTGCTCAGCGACGACACCTTCTGCGTGGGCATGAGCGAGCTGCGGGAGGACACGTGCTACGGGGACGCCGGCGGCGCCTTCGCCGTGCGGGACCCCGACGACGACGCCTGGTACGCGGCCGGCATCCTCAGCTACGACAAGACCTGCACGGCCGCCAAGTTCGGCGTGTACGTGGACGTGCGGCGCGTCCTGGCCTGGCTCAGGGAGACGGTGGCGGCGGGCTGA
- the LOC137669369 gene encoding haptoglobin-like isoform X2 yields the protein MGPAVLLIAGLAWSVLESAAAGEWSCAKPAEIEHGYVEHLIRYRCDPHYRLRGSGDGTYKCDKDHTWVSPEAGEEAPVCEPVCGKPKNPPKPMQRIIGGLLARKGSFPWQGRLVTRHNLTVGATLIGDQWLLTTGRNVYLNHSEDTKPEEIAPTLQLFLGGREQPALGIEHVVLHPGYPESVDLALLKLKQKVRLGEEVMPICLPQKDYVQPRRVGYVSGWGRGATFAFPDMLKYVMLPVAESKEECRQYYGARNATHWVQPLLSDDTFCVGMSELREDTCYGDAGGAFAVRDPDDDAWYAAGILSYDKTCTAAKFGVYVDVRRVLAWLRETVAAG from the exons ATGGG ACCGGCGGTGCTGCTGATTGCTGGCCTGGCCTGGAGCGTGCTGGAGTCTGCGGCTGCCGGCG AGTGGAGCTGCGCGAAGCCCGCGGAGATTGAACATGGCTACGTGGAGCACCTGATCCGGTACCGCTGCGACCCGCACTACCGCCTGCGCGGCTCCGGTGATG GCACGTACAAGTGTGACAAGGATCACACGTGGGTGAGTCCTGAAGCTGGCGAGGAGGCTCCCGTCTGCGAGCCAG TGTGTGGGAAGCCGAAGAACCCCCCCAAGCCGATGCAGCGCATCATCGGGGGTCTGCTGGCCAGGAAGGGCAGCTTCCCTTGGCAGGGCCGTCTGGTGACGCGCCACAACCTCACCGTGGGGGCCACGCTCATCGGGGACCAGTGGCTGCTGACCACGGGCAGGAACGTCTACCTAAACCACAGCGAGGACACCAAGCCTGAGGAGATCGCCCCTACGCTGCAGCTCTTCCTGGGCGGCCGGGAGCAGCCTGCCCTGGGCATCGAGCACGTGGTGCTGCACCCCGGCTACCCCGAGTCTGTGGACCTGGCCCTGCTGAAGCTCAAGCAGAAGGTGCGCCTGGGAGAGGAGGTGATGCCCATCTGCCTGCCCCAGAAGGACTACGTGCAGCCCAGGCGGGTGGGCTACGTCTCGGGCTGGGGCCGCGGCGCCACCTTTGCCTTCCCCGACATGCTGAAGTACGTGATGCTGCCGGTGGCGGAGAGCAAGGAGGAGTGCCGGCAGTACTACGGGGCGCGGAACGCGACCCACTGGGTGCAGCCCCTGCTCAGCGACGACACCTTCTGCGTGGGCATGAGCGAGCTGCGGGAGGACACGTGCTACGGGGACGCCGGCGGCGCCTTCGCCGTGCGGGACCCCGACGACGACGCCTGGTACGCGGCCGGCATCCTCAGCTACGACAAGACCTGCACGGCCGCCAAGTTCGGCGTGTACGTGGACGTGCGGCGCGTCCTGGCCTGGCTCAGGGAGACGGTGGCGGCGGGCTGA